One Portunus trituberculatus isolate SZX2019 chromosome 45, ASM1759143v1, whole genome shotgun sequence DNA segment encodes these proteins:
- the LOC123519371 gene encoding cytochrome P450 3A5-like — MVLEMLSLKNGAEWKGLRAVMTPTFTSGKIKRMFPLVCDKADALVSVSMKQAAENSEAGKRRGDFLDLLLEARDQSDNRDQSDNLNSKHVLSDISMVAQCLLFIVGGYETTASLLAFSCFLLAKHESQQQRLRNELQGMVAEHGGITYQGIMEAKLLDACLQETLRLYPPAVILERACTKTYK; from the exons ATGGTGCTGGAGATGCTTTCCCTCAAGAACGGTGCTGAGTGGAAAGGTCTCCGGGCCGTCATGACGCCCACCTTCACTTCAGGCAAGATCAAGAGAATGTTCCCTCTAGTATGCGACAAGGCAGATGCTCTCGTCAGTGTCTCAATGAAACAAGCGGCAGAAAACTC GGAAGCTGGGAAGAGGCGTGGAGACTTTCTGGATTTGTTGCTGGAGGCACGAGACCAATCTGACAACCGGGACCAATCTGACAACCTTAACAGTAAACACG TGCTGAGCGACATTAGCATGGTGGCGCAGTGCCTGTTATTTATCGTCGGTGGGTACGAAACCACTGCCTCCTTGTTGGCTTTCTCATGCTTCCTGCTGGCCAAGCACGAGAGCCAGCAGCAGCGCCTGCGAAACGAGTTGCAGGGGATGGTGGCGGAGCACGGAGGCATCACCTACCAAGGCATCATGGAAGCCAAGCTACTTGACGCCTGCCTTCAGG AAACCCTTCGGCTTTACCCTCCTGCCGTGATTCTAGAACGTGCATGCACCAAGACCTACAAGTAA
- the LOC123519372 gene encoding glutamate receptor ionotropic, kainate 5-like: MIRFACMFALFIFFYVITPYTGSPYTNALSGAILSLQEKGKLQALTTMWWKRKKGGGQCKSDESKSSSKANALGLNNVGGVFVVLLAGMGLASVVAVCEFVWKSRKLATEEHVSVYVWTPVQMEDV, from the exons atgataagGTTTGCTTGtatgtttgctttatttattttcttctatgtgATAACTCCTTACACAGGTTCACCTTATACGAACGCTCTCTCGGGAGCCATCCTTAGTCTGCAGGAGAAGGGCAAACTGCAAGCACTCACGACGatgtggtggaagaggaaaaagggagggggGCAGTGTAAA AGTGACGAGTCGAAGAGCTCCTCCAAGGCCAATGCACTCGGCCTGAACAACGTGGGCGGCGTGTTCGTGGTGCTGCTGGCCGGCATGGGTCTCGCCTCGGTGGTCGccgtgtgtgagtttgtgtggaAGTCAAGAAAGCTGGCCACGGAAGAACACGTAAGTGTCTACGTATGGACTCCAGTTCAAATGGAAGATGTGTAG